A genomic region of Raphanus sativus cultivar WK10039 chromosome 6, ASM80110v3, whole genome shotgun sequence contains the following coding sequences:
- the LOC108812631 gene encoding probable dolichyl pyrophosphate Glc1Man9GlcNAc2 alpha-1,3-glucosyltransferase: MDHRNNGDGRLLLWLFAVATSVKLLLIPSYRSTDFEVHRNWLAITHSLPLSQWYLDETSQWTLDYPPFFAYFERFLSFFAPLVDPKITDLHSGLGYAADSVVYFQRITAMASDLCLLLGVLRLTRKAEPLSRNLICVLVVLSPGLLIVDHVHFQYNGFLLGWLLLSVSFLQDGRDLVGGFLFAVVLCFKHLFAVAAPVYFVYLLRHYCWSGLATGLRRLLTLGAVVVAVFAAAFGPFIYNGQIQQVISRMFPFGRGLCHAYWAPNFWVFYIILDKGLAFSLRKLGVDVQVPSASFTGGLVGDSSPFAVLPQITPLTTFVMVLLALTPCLIKAWRKPQPGLVARWIAYAYTCGFLFGWHVHEKASLHFTIPLAIVAVQSLEDAKHYFLVSIVSCYSLFPLLYEPREYPIKVLLLLLHSMVMWLGFSAQYALKEKKEDGESKKSKFEIGCIEKSYLMGLVIVEIVSQFLHPYFLGDRFAFMPLMLISTYCAVGIMYSWVWQLKRILT, encoded by the exons ACAGACTTTGAGGTCCACCGCAACTGGCTAGCGATCACAcactctctccctctctcccaaTGGTACCTCGACGAGACCAGCCAGTGGACGCTCGACTACCCTCCCTTCTTCGCCTACTTCGAGCGCTTCCTCTCCTTCTTCGCCCCTCTCGTCGACCCCAAAATCACGGATCTCCACTCGGGTCTCGGCTACGCCGCGGACTCCGTCGTCTACTTCCAGCGGATCACCGCGATGGCCTCGGATCTCTGCCTCCTCCTCGGCGTTCTCAGGCTGACTCGAAAGGCGGAGCCTTTGAGTCGGAACCTGATCTGCGTTTTGGTGGTTTTGTCTCCGGGGCTGTTGATCGTGGATCATGTTCATTTTCAGTACAACGGGTTTCTCCTTGGGTGGCTGTTGCTGTCGGTTTCGTTTCTGCAGGATGGGAGAGATCTGGTCGGTGGGTTTCTGTTCGCTGTTGTTTTGTGTTTCAAGCATTTGTTCGCTGTCGCTGCTCCGGTTTACTTCGTTTATCTGCTTAGGCATTATTGCTGGTCCGGTTTAGCTACCGGTTTAAGAAGGCTTTTGACTCTTGGTGCTGTGGTTGTGGCGGTTTTTGCTGCAGCCTTTGGACCGTTTATATACAATGGACAG ATACAGCAAGTGATAAGTCGAATGTTTCCTTTTGGGAGAGGACTGTGCCATGCTTACTGGGCACCTAACTTTTGGGTTTTCTATATAATACTCGACAAAGGTCTTGCCTTTTCGCTGCGTAAGCTCGGCGTCGACGTTCAGGTTCCTTCTGCTTCTTTCACTGGAGGTTTAGTTGGCGACTCTTCACCTTTCGCAGTTCTCCCTCAG ATCACTCCGTTGACAACTTTTGTAATGGTGCTACTTGCTCTTACTCCGTGTCTCATCAAAGCTTGGAGAAAACCCCAACCCGGGCTTGTCGCTAGGTGGATAGCTTATGCATACACATGCGGGTTTCTGTTTGGATGGCATGTCCATGAGAAAGCGTCGCTTCACTTCACTATCCCACTTGCAATCGTTGCAGTGCAGAGTTTAGAAGATGCTAAACACTACTTTTTGGTTTCCATAg TGTCTTGCTACTCGCTCTTTCCACTATTATACGAGCCCCGGGAGTATCCAATCAAGGTTCTGTTGCTGTTGCTCCACTCCATGGTAATGTGGCTTGGCTTTTCGGCTCAATATGcgttgaaggagaagaaggaagatgGTGAAAGCAAGAAGAGCAAGTTTGAGATTGGATGTATTGAGAAGAGCTATCTGATGGGTTTGGTTATAGTAGAGATAGTGTCTCAGTTCTTGCATCCTTATTTTCTAGGTGACAGATTTGCATTCATGCCTTTGATGTTGATCTCAACCTACTGTGCTGTTGGTATTATGTACTCTTGGGTTTGGCAGCTGAAGAGGATCCTGACATGA